Part of the Clostridium sporogenes genome, ATACAGTTAAGGATTGTTATGCAGCCTTAGGTATAGCACATACTGTATATAAACCTATACCGGGAAGATTTAAAGATTATATAGCAATGCCTAAACCTAATATGTATCAATCATTACATTCTACAGTAATGGGAGTAGGTGGTAGACCCTTTGAAATTCAAATAAGAACTTATGAAATGCATAAAACTGCAGAATATGGTATAGCAGCTCACTGGAAATATAAAGAAGCTGTAGAGAATTCTAATAATATAGATTTGAAATTAACATGGCTTAGAGAAATGTTAGATTGGCAAAAGGAGACCACAGACCCAGAAGAATTTATGCAAGGCTTTAAAATAGATTTATTTTCTGATGAGGTTTTTGTATTTACTCCAAAGGGTAAGGTTATAAGCTTACCTAACAGAGCGACACCAGTAGATTTTGCATATAAAATACATACAGATATAGGTCACAGATGCATAGGTGCCAAGGTGAATGGTAAAATGGTACCTTTAGATTATGAACTTAAAACGGGAGAGATAATAGAAGTTCTAACCTCTACTACGCCTAAAGGACCAAATTTAGATTGGCTCAGTATGGTAAAGAGCAATCAAGCTAAAAGTAAAATAAGAGCTTGGTTTAAGAAAGAAGATAAAGAAGAAAATATAAATAAAGGTAAGGATATATTAGAAAAAGAAACTAAAAAACAAGGTTACAACTTTGGGGAACTTGCAAAGGGTGAAGTTTTAGAAACTGTATTAAAAAGATACAATATGAGCAGTATAGAAGATATGTTTGCTGCTGTTGGTATAGGGGCTCTAGCTGCTTCAGCAGTGGTATTAAGATTTAGAGAGCAGTATTTAAAGAAGAATAAACCAGAGCTTAATTGGAATGAAGTTAGGGATCAAATAAGCAAGTCAAATAAACAAAAAAAGAAAAAGAGCAATTCTCCAGGAATAATAGTAAAAGGTGAGGACAATTTATTAGTTAGATTTGCTAAATGTTGTAACCCTGTACCAGGAGACAAAATAATAGGATACATAACAAAGGGCAGAGGAATATCCATACATAGAACTGATTGTAAAAATATGGAACAGTTAGTAGAAGAGGATCCAACAAAGATAGTAGAAGTTAGTTGGGGAAAGCCAAAGGGTGGAGAGTATATTTCAGAATTAGAAGTTAGAGCTGAAAATACAGATGGTTTATTAGCAGATATTATGCTAACCATAAATGGAAGTAAGACAAATCTTTATGCTGTGAATGCAAACCCAATTAAAAATGACTCAGTAGTCGTAAATATAAAATTAAAAATCAGTAATATAGAAGATTTAAAATCAGTAATGAAAGATATAAGAAAACTAAAGGGTGTCTTAGAAGTATATAGGACTAAAAAGTAAATACTATAACTATATAAGATTAAAATAAAGGTGGGATATGTTTGAGAGCGGTAGTTCAAAGAGTTATATCTTCTAAAGTAGAAGTAGATGGAAAAGTTATAGGAAGTATAGGCAAAGGATTAAATGTTCTTTTAGGAATATCAAGAGAAGATACAGAAGAGGATATAAAATATTTAAAAGAAAAAATAATAAATTTAAGAATATTTGAAGATGAAAATGAAAAATTAAACAAATCCTTATTAGATATAGGTGGAGATATAATAATCGTTTCTCAATTTACCTTATATGGAGATTGTAGAAAAGGAAGAAGACCGAGTTTTGTAGAAGCTTTAGGAGGAGAAGAAGCTTATATATTATATAATAAGTTTGTAGAATCAATAAAAAAAGAAGTAAACAATGTAGCAACTGGAGAATTTGGAGCGGATATGAAGGTTTATATAGAAAATGATGGTCCAGTTACAATACTTTTGGATAGTAAAAAGACATTTTAAAAATTTAGTTATATACTAGAAAGAGTAGAAAAAATTAAAAAGAGGTGTATTTAATGGATATAAAAACAATACCTGTTGGTATATATAATGCGAATTGTTATTTGTTAATAGACCAAGATAAATGTGCAATTATAGATCCAGGTGGAGACCCAGAGGATATAATAAAGACTATAGAAGACAATAGTTTAATGCCACAATTTATTTTACTAACTCATGGACATATAGATCATGTAGGCGGGGTAGAGGCAATAAAAGATAAATACAATATACCTTTTTATATAAACAAAAAAGATGAGGATCTAATTAAAGAGGCAGGATATATATTTGGAAATTTCGGTAAATACAAAAATGCAGATGAGTATTTGGTAGAAGGAAAGGTGTTTCAATTAGGGAATTTAAAGATAAAGGCTATAGAAACTCCAGGACATAGTCCAGGTGGTATGAGTTTTTTAGTGAATAATGTTATATTTACAGGAGATACATTGTTTAGAGAGTCTATTGGAAGAAGTGATTTTATCGGAGGAAGTCATAATACATTAATAAATAGTATTCAAAGCAAGATAGTTGTGTTAGAACCTGATATATATGTATTACCAGGCCATGGACCAGAATCTACAGTAGGTTATGAGAAAGACAACAATCCATTTTTTTAAAATAGATAGATCCCTTTAAAAGCATTGGAGTGCATAATATGAAGCTGAAAGTAAATTTAAACGATATGCAGTACAGATACGACATATATCAAATATTAAACATATATTATAATTTTTATGATATTATTTTTGATAATGAAGATTATGATATAAAAATAGAAATAACTGATGAAGGAATGTATATAAAAAAAGAAGAAAATGAAATAAAATATGAAAAAGATACTAGTTTAGTTAAGAAAGAATGGGTAAAAAAATTTCTTTTTTTATATTTAAAATTAATTACTAACAAAAATTTGCCCTGGGGAACTTTAGTAGGAATAAGACCAAGTAAGATAGCTTTAGATTTAATCAATAAAGGAATGGAAGAAAAAGAAATAATAGATTGGTTTAGTAAGCATCGCAATACTAGAGAGGATAAAACTAAATTATGTATAGATATTGCTAATATGGAAAAATCTATTGTAAACAAGGATCAAAACACTATAAGTGTATATGTAGGTATGCCTTTTTGTCCAACTAGATGTTTATACTGTTCCTTTACATCAAATCCAATAGGCAAGTGTAAGAACTTAGTAGAGCCTTA contains:
- a CDS encoding MBL fold metallo-hydrolase, producing the protein MDIKTIPVGIYNANCYLLIDQDKCAIIDPGGDPEDIIKTIEDNSLMPQFILLTHGHIDHVGGVEAIKDKYNIPFYINKKDEDLIKEAGYIFGNFGKYKNADEYLVEGKVFQLGNLKIKAIETPGHSPGGMSFLVNNVIFTGDTLFRESIGRSDFIGGSHNTLINSIQSKIVVLEPDIYVLPGHGPESTVGYEKDNNPFF
- a CDS encoding RelA/SpoT family protein → MLEDLMIKIKDSFTEKEIEFIKKAYNFACNAHKEQKRISGEPYITHPEEVAIILFEMGMDVNTMIAGLMHDVVEDTQYTYEDVAKEFGNEVADLVNGVTKLGKIEYKTKEEQQADNVRKMLLAMTKDIRVILIKLADRLHNMRTLRFMPVEKQKEKAQETLDIYAPLAHRLGISKIKWELEDLSFRYINPNEYYFLVRKIAEKRAEREEHIKEIVSNLQQNLKKAGIESEIDGRPKHFYSIYKKMHNKNKNLDQIFDLTAVRILVDTVKDCYAALGIAHTVYKPIPGRFKDYIAMPKPNMYQSLHSTVMGVGGRPFEIQIRTYEMHKTAEYGIAAHWKYKEAVENSNNIDLKLTWLREMLDWQKETTDPEEFMQGFKIDLFSDEVFVFTPKGKVISLPNRATPVDFAYKIHTDIGHRCIGAKVNGKMVPLDYELKTGEIIEVLTSTTPKGPNLDWLSMVKSNQAKSKIRAWFKKEDKEENINKGKDILEKETKKQGYNFGELAKGEVLETVLKRYNMSSIEDMFAAVGIGALAASAVVLRFREQYLKKNKPELNWNEVRDQISKSNKQKKKKSNSPGIIVKGEDNLLVRFAKCCNPVPGDKIIGYITKGRGISIHRTDCKNMEQLVEEDPTKIVEVSWGKPKGGEYISELEVRAENTDGLLADIMLTINGSKTNLYAVNANPIKNDSVVVNIKLKISNIEDLKSVMKDIRKLKGVLEVYRTKK
- the dtd gene encoding D-aminoacyl-tRNA deacylase; protein product: MRAVVQRVISSKVEVDGKVIGSIGKGLNVLLGISREDTEEDIKYLKEKIINLRIFEDENEKLNKSLLDIGGDIIIVSQFTLYGDCRKGRRPSFVEALGGEEAYILYNKFVESIKKEVNNVATGEFGADMKVYIENDGPVTILLDSKKTF